The Chloroflexota bacterium genome includes a window with the following:
- the mutL gene encoding DNA mismatch repair endonuclease MutL, translating into MPIKILAREVVSKIAAGEVVERPASVVKELVENSLDAGATQISVEAQGGGVSLIRFTDNGSAIPARDVELAFHRYATSKIDALADLEKISTLGFRGEALPSIAAVAEVEILTKAAGDTAGTYLYLKNGSVIKREKRSRPQGTTVTVHHLFRNFPARLKFLKSATTESGHIANLLSQYALTFPEVKFNLALDGRLTLRTPGNGSLRDVVAEVYGLEVARQMLEIGEADQSPSVSGLVSPPSLARSSRGYLSFFVNRRWVRSSLLARATEDAYHGFLMTGKHPIVVLNISSLPQEIDVNVHPTKTEVRFRNSQAVYTAIQKSIEKVLVKAPPPKIKAGTPSFTPPPGLWETKDTVMTSLPILRVVGQLASNYVMAEGPEGLYLIDQHAAHERVLFEKILAQRSQQKIEIQGLLEPVNIEFSPKQEEVLKTKCELLGEFGFNLEPFGVRSYLLRAVPAIMKEGNLSEAVKTLLDSLAAEGEPSKHEEKIAQSVACHSAVKAGHSLTAEEMRELIKQLEQTTQPRTCPHGRPTMIHLSSRQLEKEFGRTA; encoded by the coding sequence ATGCCAATCAAAATTTTAGCTCGGGAAGTCGTTTCAAAGATTGCTGCTGGGGAGGTGGTGGAGAGGCCGGCTTCGGTGGTGAAGGAGCTGGTGGAGAACTCTCTGGATGCCGGTGCCACGCAGATATCAGTTGAGGCGCAGGGCGGCGGCGTAAGCCTCATCAGGTTCACCGACAACGGCAGCGCCATACCAGCACGCGATGTTGAACTTGCCTTTCACCGCTACGCCACCAGCAAGATTGATGCGCTAGCCGACCTGGAGAAAATCTCTACCCTAGGCTTTCGCGGCGAAGCCCTGCCCAGCATAGCCGCCGTAGCCGAGGTGGAAATTCTGACTAAAGCCGCCGGTGATACCGCCGGCACCTATCTTTACCTCAAGAACGGCTCAGTAATAAAGCGCGAGAAACGTAGCCGGCCTCAAGGTACTACCGTCACCGTGCATCACCTCTTCCGTAATTTCCCGGCGCGGCTGAAATTCCTAAAATCAGCCACCACCGAGAGTGGCCACATCGCCAACCTTTTGAGCCAGTATGCCCTGACTTTCCCTGAGGTAAAATTCAATCTTGCCCTCGATGGGCGGCTCACTTTACGTACGCCGGGCAATGGCAGCCTCCGGGATGTTGTCGCCGAAGTCTATGGCCTTGAAGTAGCCCGACAGATGCTGGAGATTGGCGAAGCAGACCAGTCTCCCAGCGTTAGTGGACTGGTAAGCCCACCTTCATTGGCCCGCTCCAGCCGGGGCTATCTCAGCTTCTTCGTCAACCGCCGCTGGGTGCGGAGCAGCCTCCTGGCTCGAGCCACTGAAGATGCCTATCACGGCTTTCTTATGACCGGCAAGCACCCTATCGTGGTTTTAAATATTTCTTCACTGCCGCAGGAGATTGATGTCAATGTCCATCCCACGAAAACAGAGGTAAGATTCCGCAATAGCCAGGCCGTCTATACAGCGATACAGAAGTCAATAGAGAAAGTGCTGGTCAAAGCACCGCCACCTAAAATCAAGGCTGGCACCCCGTCATTTACCCCACCACCAGGCCTGTGGGAAACGAAAGACACCGTAATGACCTCCTTACCTATACTCAGGGTTGTCGGACAACTAGCCAGCAACTACGTCATGGCTGAAGGCCCCGAAGGGCTTTATCTTATCGACCAGCATGCCGCTCACGAACGTGTGCTCTTCGAAAAAATCCTGGCCCAACGCTCCCAGCAGAAGATAGAAATTCAGGGACTGCTTGAGCCGGTGAACATAGAATTTAGCCCCAAACAGGAAGAGGTTTTGAAAACGAAGTGCGAGCTTCTCGGCGAGTTCGGCTTCAACCTCGAGCCATTTGGTGTAAGGAGCTACCTGCTAAGAGCTGTGCCAGCAATAATGAAGGAAGGAAACCTGTCCGAAGCGGTGAAGACACTGCTGGACTCTCTCGCCGCCGAAGGAGAGCCATCGAAACACGAGGAAAAAATAGCTCAATCCGTAGCCTGCCACAGTGCCGTCAAAGCCGGGCACTCATTAACTGCCGAGGAAATGAGAGAGTTGATAAAACAACTGGAACAGACCACCCAACCCCGCACCTGCCCTCACGGTAGGCCAACCATGATTCATCTAAGCTCACGCCAGTTAGAAAAAGAGTTTGGCAGAACTGCTTAG
- a CDS encoding AAA family ATPase: MDVLAELNPDQKKAVETIDGPLLIVAGPGSGKTRVITHRIAYLIKVCGINPHRIMAVTFTNKAAREMAERLGKLLGQTADALTLGTFHAICARILRQEGKAIGLDSRFVIYDEEDQLSLIKQSLQELDLDPKQYIPRAIQSAIKYAKSRLLTPSDYAQQTSNYFEGIVQRVYERYQQSLTQSQGVDFDDLLMKTVQLFNDHPKVLSKYQLRYLHILVDEFQDTNITQYMLIKQLAGKHRNVCVVGDPDQSIYSWRFADLRNILSFEKDYPDAKVAFLEQNYRSTKTILDVASSIISINSRRKPKRLWTENEAGVPISVIEAYNEDEEAQFVISEIEKLVSENITSPGGCAIMYRVNAQSRALEEIFMRYGVPYKLVGGTRFYQRREIKDVIAYLRLIHNPADGISLTRIINVPGRGIGQRTLAELSGWAKNQDISLYSALKLVSEKKGPALTPRANYALTSFFTVLNELIARSQELSLTGLLNEVVEQTGYKQHVLNEENGEERWENIQELFTVARDYDELSPGEALATFLEKVSLVSDIDELDERVDATTLITLHQAKGLEFPVVFIVGMEEGLLPHRRALDDPDELEEERRLCYVGVTRAQQRVYLLHTYRRNLFGGSSATQRSRFLQDIPPQLITSKGLWKEEEEEFTPVTDLYSKATPRPVNNLKLKIGDHVQHKIFGEGVVINCSPNKNDQEITVAFDGAGVKRLLLSLAPLEKVGKS, from the coding sequence ATGGACGTTTTAGCTGAACTGAATCCCGACCAGAAAAAGGCCGTAGAAACTATTGATGGACCGTTGCTCATTGTAGCCGGCCCCGGCAGCGGCAAGACCAGGGTCATCACCCACCGCATCGCCTACCTGATAAAGGTCTGCGGCATAAACCCTCATCGTATCATGGCAGTCACCTTCACAAATAAGGCTGCCCGGGAGATGGCGGAGAGGCTGGGAAAGCTGCTGGGGCAGACAGCAGACGCCTTAACTCTGGGCACCTTCCACGCTATCTGCGCCCGCATCCTGCGACAGGAGGGCAAGGCCATCGGGCTAGACTCCAGGTTTGTTATCTATGATGAGGAAGACCAGCTAAGCCTGATAAAGCAGAGCCTGCAGGAACTCGACCTCGACCCCAAGCAGTATATACCGAGAGCCATTCAATCAGCCATCAAGTACGCCAAAAGTCGGTTGCTGACCCCTTCAGATTACGCGCAGCAGACTAGCAATTATTTCGAAGGCATAGTTCAGCGCGTCTACGAGCGCTACCAGCAGTCCCTCACCCAGAGCCAGGGGGTCGACTTCGATGACCTGTTGATGAAAACAGTCCAGCTTTTCAACGACCACCCCAAGGTTCTGTCCAAATATCAATTACGCTATCTGCATATACTCGTCGACGAGTTTCAGGACACCAACATCACCCAGTACATGCTGATAAAACAGCTGGCCGGAAAACACCGCAATGTCTGCGTTGTCGGCGACCCTGACCAGTCCATATACTCATGGAGGTTCGCTGACCTACGCAACATACTCAGCTTCGAGAAGGACTACCCGGATGCAAAGGTGGCTTTCCTGGAGCAGAACTATCGCTCCACCAAGACCATATTGGATGTAGCTTCCAGCATCATCTCAATAAACTCGCGTCGGAAACCGAAACGCCTGTGGACAGAGAATGAGGCTGGCGTTCCAATTTCTGTTATCGAGGCTTACAACGAGGATGAGGAGGCCCAGTTCGTCATCAGCGAAATAGAGAAATTGGTCAGCGAAAACATCACCTCACCCGGCGGCTGCGCCATTATGTATCGGGTCAACGCCCAGTCGCGAGCTTTGGAGGAAATTTTCATGCGCTATGGTGTGCCCTACAAGCTCGTCGGTGGCACCCGCTTCTACCAGAGGCGCGAGATCAAAGACGTCATCGCCTACCTGAGGCTGATTCACAACCCTGCCGACGGCATCAGCCTCACCCGCATAATAAATGTCCCCGGCAGAGGTATCGGCCAGCGTACTCTGGCCGAGCTATCAGGCTGGGCCAAAAATCAGGACATATCTTTATATTCAGCACTGAAGCTGGTGTCAGAGAAGAAGGGGCCAGCTTTAACACCTCGAGCCAACTACGCTCTGACCAGCTTCTTCACTGTACTCAATGAACTCATCGCTAGAAGCCAGGAGTTAAGCCTCACAGGTTTGCTCAATGAGGTGGTGGAGCAGACGGGTTACAAGCAGCATGTCCTCAACGAAGAGAACGGCGAGGAGCGCTGGGAGAACATCCAAGAGCTATTTACCGTAGCCAGAGACTACGATGAGCTCAGTCCCGGAGAGGCGTTGGCCACTTTCCTTGAAAAGGTAAGCCTGGTATCAGATATAGACGAGTTAGATGAGCGTGTTGATGCCACCACGCTGATTACTCTGCATCAAGCCAAGGGCTTGGAATTCCCCGTCGTTTTCATCGTCGGCATGGAAGAAGGCCTGCTGCCCCACCGAAGGGCACTTGACGACCCCGATGAACTGGAGGAGGAACGCCGCCTGTGCTACGTAGGGGTAACCCGGGCCCAGCAGCGAGTCTATCTATTACACACCTATCGCCGCAACCTGTTCGGCGGCAGCTCGGCAACTCAACGTTCCCGCTTCCTACAGGACATCCCACCACAGCTCATAACCAGCAAAGGCCTGTGGAAAGAAGAGGAGGAAGAATTCACTCCGGTAACTGACCTTTATTCCAAGGCGACACCGAGACCAGTCAACAACCTGAAATTAAAAATTGGTGACCATGTTCAACACAAGATATTTGGCGAAGGCGTCGTCATAAATTGCTCCCCAAACAAAAACGACCAGGAGATAACCGTCGCCTTCGATGGAGCCGGCGTCAAGAGACTGCTGCTCAGCCTGGCACCTTTGGAAAAGGTGGGAAAAAGCTGA